The following nucleotide sequence is from Citrus sinensis cultivar Valencia sweet orange chromosome 6, DVS_A1.0, whole genome shotgun sequence.
GGTTCAAGAAACGTCTTTGGCGATGATGGCTCATGTCCATGGTCAGCGGTATTGAGAATTTTATCCATTGTGAAATataagttatgcaacccaagagaggggtgaattgagattttataaaattaagttaagcAAATCACataacaattcaatctaatgccttaataaattcgaaaataataaattcaaaaaaagcacaataataaatgagtaagggaagagaaaacaaacacaatgatttttacatggttcggcaatcctcgcctacgtccatgccTTCAAGCACACCAAGCTTGAATATTTCACTACCCAagctttccaaggcttcaaatgcttacaattaACTTCTAAGATGTCAATGGACCCTTACAatcaatctaatgccttaataaattcgaaaataataaattcaaaaaaagcacaataataaatgagtaagggaagagaaaacaaacataatgatttttacatGATTCGACAatcctcgcctacgtccatgccTTCAAGCACACCAAGCTTGAATATTTCACTACCCAAgccttccaaggcttcaaatgcttacaattaACTTCTAAGATGTCAATGGACCcttacaatcaagagattatctcatAATCTCTTCACACAAGTATTTCTCACACTTATACACTCACaaaattgatgagaaaatgaagattacaacaaaaactctctttaaacgtggatttacaaattataacTCAATAATAATTCAAGGTATAATGATTTGCgaaaatggaagctcaatatacaTTGcgtactttttgtttttgcttgcaagagagcttaaaaatgaattggatttgaatttatatAGTTTTAACTCAAAAACTAGTCGTTATAGCTTTCTGGTGATAACCGGCTTATCGCTTTGTGAACCTAGTTAGCTGCTTTTATGTTACCATTACagcaaatattagaattttagaatatcCGGCATGCTGCTTTCAGAATCTGGTTAGCCGCTTTCATTCCAGTGAGCTATTGCCCATAATCCGGCTTGCcgctttataaaatttaattagtcGCTTTGTTACAGTAACGACTACAatgaactttttttaaaattatagtttcaCCCCCACAACTTTCTATAACTGCATTATGACCCAAAACGTTGTGAATAGTTTCAAAtatgtccaatttcagaatttctaaataatgcttgTTATTcctaaaactttttgaaattatgatatgagcCAAATATGTGGAAATTATAATATGGTCGAAAacgttttaaatatttataaataggcCCAAATCcagaattcaaaacaatacttattaaaatcaaagatggcaaaattctttcattttagtccacatcttgaaaaacaaaaatttcacaaaaaaCATTATCTTGTTATAGAAACACAATAAATGATTAGTTGTTTTTCCAAAATATGtgatttgttatcatcaaaattaacatttataGTCATATAGACTAAcaatctcctttttttttataatgacaaaacacattataaaaatttgatttagttatgaaaagctcccccttaataaGTGCAGGATTAAAaactaattgaaaattttaaatacccCCCGCATAAATgcatatgaatatttttcataacaaacaaattttccatttacatatcatatctcccccttcagcataaaaaaaaagtaaaaagctCCCCCTACTAATCATTAAAATCTCAAAACAAGCACATTAGTTCCATATGATCCAaaatataagagaaaaatataacaacAACCATATTAAATCCATATCATCTAAAACAAACACATAATccaaaattataacaaacatGCATAATCATTCACATAAtctaaatagaaaatgaaagagcATGAAGAAGTAAATGTTGGTGTGTCCAAAGACAAGCATAAGAGACTACTGAGGTGGTGAGGTTGGTGGTGATGGAGGTGGAAATGGATATGGAATGACGAAGTGCTTAAAGATGAGGCACTGTCCATGAATGAGTTGCTGATGCTGCTGTGAGAAGCGCTGGTGCTGCTCAAGAATGTGCTGCTGAAAATCAGTCTGCTGCACAGAAAGGATCTTCACCTcatctataaaataaatgaaactatttttttttattatagcCCAACAAcgacttaatttattttaatatatatgagtGAGGTTTAAATCTTAAATCTCTTGTTTTCACATAAGAGATTTTATCAACTAAACCACATGACAGttactttaataaaagaaattatataatctctatatatatataaagctaggacttgaggaggtgatgtggcatcactatttctcatctttgtatattctctattatctaataaataggtaaaaaaaattttagatttgggttttcatcttctcataattaatttgattgttattaaacaataacaattatgtaaaggttttaatgaggcatattctttgtaatgaacatccaagtggaagtgttatgaatttattaaaataaatgtagatgttcataacatatatctctcaatctccccactatctcccattagcaacATTTAGCTTCCATATAACTCtcactatctcacaaggaattatgatccataatttttcattaatttcatggagtgattatgtaactataaaaggagagctcatctttttgttttgtacacacacaattggaatgaataaaatcactctataatatattctctcattttattctttatcttgcgtttcttctttatttttgttgctggctaatagcttctatatatatatatatatataaagctggaCTACAAGAGGTGTGTGGCATCACTATTTCacatctttttatatattttctattatctaataaatagagaaattttcttttagatttagtttttcatcttctcataattaatttaattgttcttacacaataacaattatgtaaaggtTTTAATGAGGCATACTCTTTGTAACGAACAtccaagggggagtgttatacatttattaaaataaatgtggatgttcataacatatatctcttagtcttcTCACTATCTCCCACCAACAACGtttagcttccctataactcccactatctcataaggaattatgatccataatttttcattaatttcatagagtgattatgtaactataaaaggagagctcatctttttgttttgtacacacacaatatattctcttagtctccccactatctcccattagcaacgtttagcttccctataactcccactatctcataaggaattatgatccataatttttcattaatttcatagagtgattatataactataaaaggagagctcatcttttggttttgtacacacacaattggaacAAATATAATcactttataatatattctcttattttattctttatcttgcgtttcttctttatttttgttgctggctaatagcttctatatatatatatatataaagctgggactacaagaggtgatgtggcatcactatttctcatctttttatattttctattatctaataaatagataaattttcttttagatttggcttttcatcttctcataattaatttaattgttattacacaataacagttatgtaaaagttttaatgatgcatattctttgtaatgaacatccaagggggagtgttatacatttattaaaataaatgtgaatgttcataacatatatctcttagtctctccactatctcccattagcaacatttagcttccctataactcccactatctcacaaggaattatgatccataatttttcattaatttcatggagtgattatgtaactataataggagagctcatctttttgttttgtacacacataattggaatgaataaaatcactctataatatattctctcattttattctttatcttgcgttgcttctttatttgtattgctggctaatagcttttttttattttttataaggctgcctcatcttaaaaaaaatcaattcatattttttatcagttttatccagtgtaaagtaagaaaaatgataatactaaattcttttttcaaagccgcgtgaagcgcgattatattttctagttattttgataaataagttttttagGATATGGTATTATTTAGACAATTCAACCCCTCCCCTccccccaaaaataaaataaaaaataaaaacttttattagaaaacgcaaatttgaagttttcccaataaaaataaaatttaatttttagctTTTAAAAGTCTACTCTAACTAtacatagaaaaataataaaaaagaggtTTGCAACATCAGTTTAACCAATAAAGAACCTGTAAatcactaataattatttattgcttTTTAATATTGTCATTATATAGGCCCGCCCATaatgtatataattatattaaaagaaataacaaaagagGAATTAATAGAAAGACCTCACATGACTTCGACTGAACGCCAAGTCCTTCCTCTCAATCAATTGTTGGAAATGAATGAAGGCTATATGGTAGCTCTTCCTATCCGATGAATTAATCAAAACCACAATTTAATTTCAGAACGTGTCttcaattattagattatccaGTCAATAACGTATCTAGGacaacaaataagaaattaaccAGAAAATACAGTGAACATACGTAAATATGAAACTAGTCGGCCTTATATTATTGGACATTTTCTTCGTGTAGCTTCTTCGGAACAAAGTCAACACACACGCACACTCTGTCTCTTGTGtccttatttttgttttatacggacatattattaaatcatacaatttaatagaattagtATTTACTTcactattaaatcatatacTTTAATAGAATCAGTGTTCAATTAACTATAAAACCATATGACTCAATAACGTACGCTCACAAAAAAGTAGGAAGCTCATACCCGagaatttttatgtattatataagtataacttttataataattattaaattgataacaGTGGCAGACTTGTAAGTGGGCTACCCCGGGCTGTAGCCCGGTCTTAGTTAGGAAAACATCATTGATATCCTTTATGTTTTCATTAAGTTTATGtaataatagagtttttattttgctttcataaatcactcttattttttcatcaattttatattatagtagagtttttattttattttcaaatatgtccTTAAtctagttatatttttttgcaattgaaaataataacttactttataaaatgatgaaattatacacttattaaatagattgaAAATATTAGGGGGCTAAAAGGTTACTActgctttattttaaaaaaaattaattgaaaaaattaggtcaatataatataaaattattactagTACTAAAGTACTTACAAAAACAACGCGTAATAGCAATTATcaacatttttcataaactttttatgtgaattttgAGATTTCATTTAGTAGTTATAATAACTAAGAGGAtaagttagaaaataaaatttgagtattttgaggagtttttgataaaagaattattagcATATGATACTTCAAACAAAGTCAGAGCGTCTACCAAAGAAACAATGGTACTCagatacatttatttttttttggatgggtttagtttattattgaaaattttaattaataatatatttataattttaaaagataaataaattttagttgtttaatttatttaagtctGGTAGTTAAGTACTTGACTTTAAGCATTAAAGTTTTACATGcgagttttaatttattataattacaagtattgatttaatttagcttaaaattattaattgatttattaatcctattataattacatattattatagGTTGTAATGTTGGAttctataattgaaaaatagggtttttatatttgaattatcccttattttcttctctttttttataattatttttgttttgagtaCGTATTCATAAGGACAAGGTTCTTCATCTCTCCTTATTTGATATACTTCTTcatattgatgaatttttatgatcacttcaaaatataaatttttaatttagtccGGGGTAGTATAAATTATTGGGTCCGCCCCTGGTTGACAATTGATCATCTACAGTCTCCACTAATTATTGACATACCATGGCACAGCAGCCAAGTTTCAGCCAAGCTAGCGGCGTTATATTATCAGTATTGCTGCCCTCACCCTGCTGATCTAGCATCTGTGAGGAAAAAGATGGCCCTTACTTGTGGCATCTATGTTATCAGAGACACAGATGGTAACATTCTTTTTAAGGTTAAAGGTGTGCTAGCTTTCATGTACCTGCGTCGAGTTTTACTCGACGGCGCCGGGAATTCCATGTTACTCTCAGATGAAAAGACAAGGACCGCACATTACAGGTGGCAAGTGTTCAGAGGAGGAAGCACGAAACCTCGCGATTTTATCTTCACTGCTAACTAGTGCTAAGATATCTTCAATGTGGAATGTAAGGACTAAATTGGATGTGATTTTAGCAAACAACACATAAGAGAATGTTTGTGATTAGTCAAAGGAAGCTGGTCTGAGCATTTTTGTGCAATCTACGCTTCCACAATCATTACTCAGGATTTGAAACgtataacttttttaattaattaaaattaattattgtgggAATGAATATGCAAACGCACTGGAAGCATACGGTTCAAAGCATTTTCATAGGCAAAGGCAATTTCATGGTGACGTGTATCCTAACATTGATTGTGCATTGATTGTGGGGATTACTGTGATTCTTGATGAGATTAAGCACGCCCAATCCAGTTCCACTCGTGGTTGTGGGCGCTGATATCGGAGCCGATTTTTGTGCTATAATTTCAGGCTAATTTGTAACAGAATGgtgtaattatataataatttcatgttGTGATTGGTAAGATCAATTGTGTGTCTATTGTTGAAAGTTGTATCAATTTTGTTGTATTGattagagctggcaaaacgggTCATCGGGTCGTGTTTGTGTCGTGTCAGTTTCGTgtcatgtcaaatttaggtcgactcaaacccgacccatttaataatcgtgtcaaaatattgagatccAAACCAGACACGgaaaaataatcgggttacccaataacccgtttaatatctatatattgaacaaaagttacatcaaatatttacacactatcatacatacgtatgtacataaatacatacatacatacatacatacatacatacatacatacatatagagctggcaaaatttgacacgacccgattacccgacacgaacacgacataaataaatgggtatgggtcgttaaatttaacacgattattaaatgggtcgggtctGGGTCAACACGGTTTTTTTtcgtgtcgggtttgggttaaaattcttgacccatttacccgaccaatgacccgattatattttctattttaaaataatttacatattcttataattaaaactcaaatattagagatgattttcttttttttattctttaaaaggtgaatataaacacaatgttttatttataaaattttacatacatttagagcttcaatagtgtaaatgtgtaaaaattgatagacatgtatattttataatattgatatataatattgatatataatattatatatatatataattaaaacctcaatagtgtacatgtgtaatatattggtagatatgtatattttataatatcaataaatgtatgtatgtatgtatgtatttatgtacatacgtatgtatgatagtgtgtaaatatttgatgtaacttttgttcaatatatagatattaaacggattattgggtaacccgattatttttccgtgtcgggtttgggtctcaatattttgacacgattattaaatgggtcgggtttgagtcgacctaaatttgacacgacacgaacacgacccgatgacccgttttgccagctctacatacatacatacatacatttattgatattataaaatatacatatctactaatatattacacatgtacactattgaggttttaattttatatatatatatatatataatattatatatcaatattataaaatatacatgtctatcaatttttacacatttacactattgaagctctaaatgtatgtaaaattttataaataaaacattgtgtttatattcaccttttaaagaataaaaaaaaaaagaaaatcatctctaatatttgagttttaattataagaatatgtctatatatatatatatatatatatataatattatatatcaatattataaaatatacatgtctatcaatttttacacatttacactattgaagctctaaatgtatgtaaaattttataaataaaacattgtgtttatattcaccttttaaagaataaaaaaaagaaaatcatctctaatatttgagttttaattataagaatatgtaaatatatatatatatatataatattatatatcaatattataaaatatacatgtctatcaatttttacacatttacactattgaagctctaaatgtatgtaaaattttataaataaaacattgtgtttatattcaccttttaaagaataaaaaaaaaagaaaatcatctctaatatttgagttttaattataagaatatgtaaattattttaaaatagaaaatataatcagGTCATTatcgggtaaatgggtcaagaattttaacccaaacccgacacaGAAAAAAATCGTATTGACCcggacccgacccatttaataatcatgttaAATTTAACGACCCAtacctatttatttatatcgtgttcgtgtcggataatcgggtcgtgtcaaattttgccagctctagtATTGATATatgtttcaatttcatttggcTGTGCCGaaaatcttttgccttacaAATTGCagttaatgtaattttataggAAATTGTGCCATCGTATCATCGACAGTAACAAAGCCATGGTGGGTTTGGAAATTTGTTTTGCCACAGCTCTAATATAGCTTCGGATGCTTCTAAATATTCCAAGTACTAAAACGGCTATAACATCTTGTAACAATGATTATATAGATTTTATCGACCATTTATcctagaaaataaattattgtaaaaaaaaaatcttacatGGTAAATATGGTATCCCAAAGttgtatttcaattttgaaaaaaataagggtCAAGTTTGAGAAAATCATGTTATGTATGTTATAATAACATCATTATTACTCCgattattggttaattttaaAGTGAATACATATATGCGAGAGAAGATTTTATTAGATGAGGACATAAACGACATTACACGTTCGTCCcacctaaaatttttttaaaaataattattaaatataaaattgatgaaatcttatttaattaattgagacGCATAAGTTGAATTAAatgtttaagatttttttttaaaaaaaattccatgaTCTAACTttgtatataatttatttgagttgataaatttcttttagcaATATGCGTTGTGCAAGTAAAACTGAAACGGACAAACCTATActtaaaattcttgaaataattgaaattttttttttttgaagacaTGTGGAAATGGCAGGATTTAAACCTATCTACAAGTAGAAATAACAATTTCTGTGTATCCTTATTGAAACTtggatataaaatttaaaccaaaaaaatgtatattaatACAATAAACTGCATCAATTTTCGCAATTTGTCACCCTAATCTTATCAATTGTAGGTAACACCTTACCATACCAACCATAACACAAACAGAATATGTGTATAAGcattatatatgtattgcTTAAGAGTAGTGCAATACTTAGTTATGATACTTAgattttatctcaaatgatatgttactaataaaatttcaccgcttgattaaaaaataatgagactaaataattaaatatcacttgagtcaattaaataatatcatatcattttaatttgtcaCATTAGTGGAGATACTTAGTAATTAAGTATTCCAACTAACTAAGCATAGCATTATTGATTTCTTAATTGTATCATACATAAAATCTTAACTGCCCCacttaaactaaaaaaaaaatgacttctTATAACTTTAATAAACGAGGGCCACTTCAGACTGTCCTATACGATATTCGTATATAAAACCGaccatttcttttattttctatgcATCTCAACCCTACATAATTATCATCatttaaatggaaaattttgcCTCAGTTGCTTTTCAGGAATCCAAAGAGAAGCTCAAGGCAATCCAGTAGGTACCTCGGAGTCCGGCGACGGCCATAGGGGAGATAAGCTACCGAGTGCCGACACTAGAAACCACATAGTAAAGAAAGGCATTGACTAGgcacattaattaatttgacgCTGCTGAAGAAGCTGCTATTGCATATATATGGTCTTTAAGCCATCCCTTCAATTAGTGGCACATGAAGAGCTTGAAGTAAATTTCACTACCGAAAGATGTTCAAGAAACAGAAGGgtgttataataattattgattatattGTCCTTTTCCTAATTCTATCTTTCTTCTGTTCAATTTTTCGGTTTAATTAGCACCCGTCACCATTTGGACTTTTGCTCCATCTCCACCGCAACCGCCGCCACAAACTCCAATTATGTTTCGACACATGTTCAGTAGATGGTGATGATGACGGTTCTCATCTTACTATATCCATCCATCATACAAAGCTTTTGGCAGTCtaataacttatatttaattcCACACTTTTTGTATAGTCTTCAATTCTTACATTATCTAGTCAACAAGGTATCTATTCCTATTGAGTGGAACATCTACTTCCATGGGACAACAAGTTAAGAAACCAAGTGCAAAAATTCATTAACTTAGTCAAATATGAAGTAATTAATCAACACGgccttaaaattattaatttgactTGTTCTTCTTGCAACTTCTTGGAAAGACGCATGACTTTGTAATTATCCTCCTCGACGATCTGTATACATATCTTAAGTACAAATTGAAAACTTCTCAccaattcaagaaaaaaaaattaagctgTTGTTGACTAATGATATTGACCCGCCATGGCACAGCAGCCAAGTTTCGGTGGCGCAGCAGCTAACCCGGTGGCTGTGATTAGCCCTCAGTTTTGCAGCCCTCACCCTATTGATCTAGCAATTGTGAGGAAAGTAATGATCTTTAGTAGTGGCGGCTTTGATGTCAAAGACACAAATGGTAACattctttttaaagttaaagATGTATTCGCTTTCATGCGTCGGCGTCGAGTTTTACTCGACGGTGCCGGGAATCCCATCGTTACTCTTAGAGAAAAGGCAATCTCTCAGCATCACAGGTGGCAGGTGTTCAGAGGAGAAAGCACAGAGCGTCGTCATTTGATCTTCAGTGCTAAGATAGCT
It contains:
- the LOC102614173 gene encoding protein LURP-one-related 10-like, which codes for MAQQPSFGGAAANPVAVISPQFCSPHPIDLAIVRKVMIFSSGGFDVKDTNGNILFKVKDVFAFMRRRRVLLDGAGNPIVTLREKAISQHHRWQVFRGESTERRHLIFSAKIARSGWFSSTTKLDVFLANNTREDVCDFRVVKGSSWLFEPSSCTIYAGKSSAIVAQMHEKQTVKSFFLGKDNFMVTVHPNVDYAFIVALIVILDEINRASSSSSSSGGGG